A genomic region of Polynucleobacter necessarius contains the following coding sequences:
- a CDS encoding substrate-binding domain-containing protein — MPPAAQGNLDYFKHLGGFDKQEGARLIWIKAGSGASLNLLKNQQVDMIMVHAPDAVNKAISEGWATNRTLIGSNEFYIVGPKSDPAKIKSSASGADAYSKIAKAQTNFISRGDKSSTHQKEMGIWKQAGITPEGGWYIVTNDFMTASLKKANAENAYFMSDSSTWVAEEDVAPKLVILYRGDKFLVNTYDALAAPAGSTPDREIAVKFIQFVASDEGQSIIRNYGKSKYKEPLYNDAAYAKQYVP, encoded by the coding sequence TTGCCACCGGCAGCCCAGGGGAACTTGGACTACTTCAAGCACTTGGGGGGCTTTGACAAGCAGGAAGGTGCCCGCCTTATTTGGATCAAAGCTGGTAGCGGTGCATCCCTCAATCTACTCAAGAATCAACAAGTAGATATGATCATGGTGCATGCCCCTGATGCGGTAAATAAAGCCATCTCCGAAGGCTGGGCCACTAACAGAACGCTGATTGGATCTAATGAGTTTTACATTGTTGGCCCCAAGTCAGATCCTGCAAAGATCAAGTCCTCAGCTAGCGGTGCAGACGCCTACTCCAAAATCGCAAAGGCTCAAACCAATTTCATTTCTCGCGGAGATAAATCTAGCACTCATCAAAAAGAGATGGGTATCTGGAAGCAGGCAGGCATCACTCCTGAAGGTGGCTGGTATATCGTTACTAATGACTTTATGACTGCGTCCCTCAAAAAAGCAAATGCTGAGAATGCGTACTTTATGAGCGATAGCAGCACCTGGGTTGCCGAAGAGGACGTTGCCCCTAAGTTAGTTATTTTGTACCGCGGCGATAAATTCTTGGTGAACACCTATGATGCGCTTGCCGCCCCTGCCGGCAGCACTCCAGATCGCGAAATTGCCGTGAAATTCATCCAATTTGTAGCATCAGATGAAGGCCAGTCGATTATTCGTAATTACGGCAAGTCCAAATATAAGGAGCCTCTTTATAATGATGCTGCATATGCAAAGCAGTACGTTCCTTAG
- a CDS encoding substrate-binding domain-containing protein, translating to MGPALNTASAMNGYILADRGTWISFKNRGDLTILVQGDPKLFNQYGVMLVNPAKFPHVKKAEGQAFIDWPISKNGQDVIASYKIDGEQLFFPNAKKQ from the coding sequence ATGGGCCCCGCCCTGAACACAGCATCTGCGATGAATGGCTACATACTTGCAGACCGTGGTACGTGGATTAGCTTTAAAAACCGTGGCGACTTAACTATTCTGGTTCAAGGAGACCCAAAACTCTTTAATCAATACGGCGTCATGCTAGTGAACCCAGCAAAGTTCCCGCATGTGAAAAAAGCAGAAGGCCAAGCCTTTATTGATTGGCCTATCTCCAAAAATGGACAGGACGTTATTGCTAGCTACAAGATTGATGGCGAACAACTCTTCTTCCCGAATGCTAAAAAACAATGA
- a CDS encoding substrate-binding domain-containing protein yields the protein MKTGIEVKVVAVGTGQALDIGRRGDADVVFVHDKPAEEKFVEEGYSTKRYEVIYNDFVLIGPKSDPAKIGGSKDIQAALQKIAAAQAPFVSRGDKSGTHAAELRYWKGAGVAVSPQARLGIKKLAQVWAPP from the coding sequence ATGAAAACAGGTATTGAGGTAAAAGTTGTCGCAGTTGGCACGGGCCAAGCATTAGATATTGGTCGCCGTGGCGATGCAGATGTTGTATTTGTTCATGACAAGCCTGCGGAAGAAAAGTTTGTGGAAGAAGGCTACTCCACTAAACGCTACGAAGTGATATACAACGACTTCGTTCTCATTGGGCCAAAATCAGATCCTGCAAAAATTGGTGGCAGCAAGGATATTCAAGCGGCACTTCAAAAGATTGCAGCGGCTCAAGCGCCCTTCGTATCCCGCGGCGATAAGAGCGGTACTCACGCCGCAGAACTTCGCTACTGGAAAGGTGCCGGTGTAGCGGTATCCCCACAAGCCAGGCTTGGTATAAAGAAACTGGCTCAGGTATGGGCCCCGCCCTGA
- a CDS encoding substrate-binding domain-containing protein, protein MQIEVRPTLIVNNPKEGKGSIDLAWLVELLKEIGSGSSLVIASKKSGTSYRGAWGKLNEAEAALGMSLIVRTKGHGSVLTEFGKFLIQYIDDMQAGFSQYGSTYQDSLIKEIKKIQKSESLKWKFLSSSDSIIQKVAGELKGFDLKIAGSGESLEKLLNKEAHIAGYHVSNEQSSKAIHRRLSKSDIQIYPVMKRTQGLIVKKGNPLHIKSLDDLLNPKIRFINRQIGSGTRLLFDTLLLEEGIEASEINGYLQEEFTHSAVANAILAGKADVGVGVKNIAMENGLGLIPLKDEIFFLAMHKDMVAQAEASRLIRKIRSYSGETPGYKAVGLNRQIENWL, encoded by the coding sequence ATGCAAATTGAGGTCAGACCAACGCTTATCGTTAATAACCCCAAGGAAGGTAAGGGATCCATTGATCTTGCTTGGCTGGTTGAGCTTCTTAAAGAGATTGGGAGCGGGAGCTCCTTGGTTATTGCCAGTAAAAAATCTGGCACATCTTATAGGGGCGCCTGGGGAAAGCTGAATGAGGCCGAAGCTGCACTTGGAATGAGCTTGATTGTGCGCACCAAAGGCCACGGTTCGGTACTAACGGAATTTGGAAAATTCTTAATTCAGTACATTGATGATATGCAAGCTGGATTCTCGCAATACGGCAGCACCTATCAAGATAGCTTGATAAAGGAAATTAAGAAGATTCAAAAATCCGAAAGCTTAAAGTGGAAGTTCCTCTCTAGCAGTGATTCTATTATTCAAAAAGTTGCGGGCGAGCTGAAGGGCTTTGATTTAAAGATTGCCGGTTCAGGTGAATCGCTTGAAAAGCTTTTAAATAAAGAAGCACATATTGCTGGATACCATGTTTCAAATGAGCAAAGCTCTAAAGCGATTCATCGCCGTCTTTCTAAGAGCGATATTCAGATCTATCCAGTAATGAAGCGAACTCAGGGTTTGATTGTGAAAAAAGGAAATCCTTTGCACATTAAATCTCTAGACGATTTACTTAATCCAAAGATCCGCTTTATCAATCGTCAGATAGGTTCGGGTACCAGACTCTTGTTTGACACTCTCTTATTGGAAGAGGGAATCGAGGCTTCGGAGATTAACGGCTACCTACAAGAAGAATTTACGCACTCAGCTGTTGCAAATGCCATCTTGGCAGGTAAGGCTGATGTTGGTGTGGGCGTCAAGAATATCGCGATGGAAAACGGTCTTGGGCTTATCCCCCTGAAGGATGAGATCTTCTTCCTTGCTATGCATAAAGATATGGTGGCGCAAGCTGAGGCCTCCAGGCTGATTCGTAAAATCCGAAGTTATTCTGGTGAGACGCCTGGCTATAAGGCGGTTGGCTTAAATCGTCAAATTGAGAACTGGTTGTAA
- the modA gene encoding molybdate ABC transporter substrate-binding protein: protein MLSRLHLFLITILCSANLAFAQGATVAVAANMKDAFGEIATAFKLTGKSEMRVVYGSSGNFTAQILNGAPFNVLIAADEHFPLELYKKGKAVNEGVVYAIGKLALIAKTSSGITLVDNKVEIAKAIARANKIAIAKPDLAPYGKAAVEYLKAEGLWDLAKDKLVYGDNVGAATTYVVTGAADLGFTALSLARSPEVAPQEAQDLYQFMQGAKAKAILQKYGYTAP from the coding sequence ATGCTATCTCGCCTTCACCTTTTCCTGATCACAATACTCTGTAGTGCAAATCTAGCATTTGCCCAGGGTGCAACTGTTGCTGTCGCTGCCAATATGAAAGATGCATTTGGTGAAATTGCAACCGCCTTCAAGCTAACCGGTAAATCTGAGATGAGGGTGGTCTATGGCTCATCCGGAAACTTCACTGCACAAATTCTGAATGGTGCTCCATTTAATGTATTGATTGCTGCCGATGAGCATTTCCCTCTGGAGTTATATAAAAAGGGCAAGGCTGTCAATGAAGGCGTAGTTTATGCAATAGGCAAACTGGCGCTAATAGCAAAAACATCCTCTGGAATCACTTTGGTAGATAACAAAGTTGAGATTGCTAAAGCAATTGCAAGGGCCAATAAGATTGCCATTGCAAAACCAGATCTTGCTCCTTACGGCAAAGCGGCTGTGGAGTATCTCAAGGCAGAGGGCCTTTGGGATTTGGCTAAAGATAAGTTGGTATACGGAGATAACGTTGGGGCTGCAACAACCTATGTTGTTACTGGCGCTGCCGATCTAGGATTTACTGCCCTCTCATTGGCCAGGTCTCCTGAGGTTGCCCCTCAAGAGGCGCAAGATTTATATCAATTTATGCAGGGTGCAAAAGCAAAAGCGATCTTGCAAAAATACGGCTACACCGCGCCCTAG